A stretch of the Anaerolineae bacterium genome encodes the following:
- a CDS encoding cytidylate kinase-like family protein: MVAVTVSREHGALGTEIGHRVADRLGGRYLDRELLDMAFQFAGLPVPGPAPLRPSPALEQKEMPGLARRIVDAIAGPISAGLQPWPRYVPPRPGSVGDEDSLLRQAVATDQAYVDLMSQVLERVLEHYPDSVIVGRGAQCALAGRPGVLHVHICATVADRIRRTAQAEGLSESEAADRVHALDEERAHYIRRYYAEDWQKPCLYHLTLNTSWLSVDQAVDIILYSAGALGSGQD; this comes from the coding sequence ATGGTCGCCGTCACGGTATCGCGCGAGCACGGAGCGTTGGGCACCGAGATCGGACATCGCGTCGCCGACCGGCTTGGTGGGCGCTACCTCGACCGTGAGCTGCTCGACATGGCCTTCCAGTTCGCTGGCTTGCCGGTCCCGGGGCCTGCTCCCCTCCGGCCCTCCCCGGCGCTGGAGCAGAAGGAGATGCCCGGCCTGGCCAGGCGCATCGTGGACGCCATCGCGGGACCCATCTCCGCTGGGCTGCAGCCGTGGCCCCGCTACGTCCCACCCCGTCCCGGTAGCGTAGGGGATGAGGACTCGCTGCTGCGTCAGGCGGTGGCCACCGACCAGGCCTACGTAGATCTGATGAGTCAGGTGCTGGAGCGAGTTCTGGAGCACTACCCGGATTCGGTGATCGTGGGCCGGGGGGCTCAGTGCGCTCTGGCGGGGCGCCCGGGCGTCCTGCACGTGCACATCTGCGCTACGGTAGCGGACCGCATACGACGTACGGCACAGGCGGAGGGGCTGAGCGAATCGGAGGCTGCCGACCGAGTGCACGCGCTAGACGAGGAGCGGGCTCACTACATCCGCCGCTACTACGCGGAGGACTGGCAGAAGCCCTGCCTGTATCACCTCACCCTGAATACCAGCTGGCTATCGGTGGATCAGGCGGTGGACATTATCCTGTACTCGGCAGGGGCTCTGGGGAGTGGGCAGGACTAG